The proteins below come from a single Argentina anserina chromosome 1, drPotAnse1.1, whole genome shotgun sequence genomic window:
- the LOC126804362 gene encoding LOB domain-containing protein 20: MADQRQRNHRGTSESCRRKVTSAGNGKQQRTEVDQYHHKSSSTAASAPCGACKFLRRKCIGGCIFAPHFGSDQGAARFAAVHKVFGASNVSKLLLHIPLNRRHDAVVTISYEAQARLSDPVYGCVSTILALQQQVASLQTELAMVQTQLINSRFAFANAIQSSQQQHHEQQQNMELLQPAYSNNSSASTNLINMSSFTSNFHNLAAETAPCSHSLEPLLLSRPSQDEDDEQQSQVPHHFN; this comes from the exons ATGGCTGACCAACGACAAAGGAATCATCGTGGCACTTCTGAAAGCTGCCGTCGAAAGGTCACGTCCGCCGGCAATGGAAAGCAGCAGCGAACAGAGGTAGATCAGTATCATCACAAATCCAGCAGTACTGCGGCTTCAGCCCCGTGTGGAGCATGCAAGTTTTTAAGAAGGAAGTGTATTGGTGGTTGCATCTTTGCTCCGCATTTTGGATCAGACCAGGGAGCCGCGCGATTCGCTGCAGTGCACAAGGTGTTTGGCGCAAGTAATGTCTCAAAGCTTCTGCTGCACATACCTTTGAACCGCAGGCATGATGCTGTCGTCACAATATCCTACGAGGCTCAGGCTCGGCTCTCCGATCCGGTTTATGGTTGTGTATCCACCATACTTGCGTTACAGCAGCAG GTTGCATCTTTACAAACCGAGCTTGCGATGGTGCAAACTCAGCTGATAAACAGTAGATTTGCATTTGCAAATGCCATTCAAAGCTCACAGCAGCAGCATCACGAACAACAGCAAAATATGGAACTGTTGCAGCCGGCCTACTCCAACAACTCATCGGCTTCCACTAACCTAATCAACATGAGCAGCTTCACCTCTAATTTTCATAATCTCGCAGCTGAAACAGCACCATGTTCCCACAGCTTGGAGCCTCTTCTGCTCTCAAGACCTTCACAGGATGAAGACGATGAGCAACAAAGTCAAGTACCCCACCATTTTAACTAG
- the LOC126804378 gene encoding uncharacterized protein LOC126804378 gives MSTMRMKHLSSVANDVVQACAVRLNTSVDKLVEEFEATSSGNDETATSLGGRGGGVGTYTRKFLEFCSAKGVRELSQNNIEQKIADGIFSRFTFDMMLAWEIPDSAQEDSFTECEGKEKEDRKVVANFAAEQEDVSLFYTDLMPLLVDNERSVGEDAFVWLGSLVPLVTDIVNGRFTFETLTAPTGNRLHFPAYDKYIKEIDKCIKHLQKQAKPKGVEFADDEFILHVEGTASTQRVVRHIGGTSWPGKLTLTNYALYFEASGVITYEDALKIDLSKDREQSVKSASTGPWGAPLFDKAIVYESPELSEGVVLEFPEITSSTRRDHWLAVTKEIMLMHQFLSKFKLECPLQAWEMHARTILSIIRLHAAREMLRISPPKPTRFLIFSLSEELPKGDYILEELAESLKKVNSGHPCSASSILRSMIITESIHSSVEVTEVAKERAGPSGPGEDTSLLENVISQAREEEKEIVIAKASAEGLKEEGITESTTIFMELLKPIGNVWPGFEEVLTWERPAITLTVISVALVVTYEEWVGKAIAAFLVWVVAKMIRARQERIDEKCNELVVYTASEQTTVENIVSAQHGMQTVHEVVKKANVSVLKLWSIFISKAHKHANTAMVVLIAASILLAVVPIKVFIMGALLSYFTMTLVSKVGKSKENNQGFHRRLKEWWDSIPVIPVRVVDEVPNSPNRMKWIGVEAER, from the exons ATGTCGACAATGAGAATGAAACATCTCTCATCGGTTGCCAATGATGTTGTACAAGCCTGCGCTGT GAGACTGAACACTTCGGTGGATAAGTTGGTGGAGGAATTTGAAGCGACCAGCTCAGGGAACGATGAAACGGCTACGTCCCTCGGTGGCCGTGGCGGTGGTGTTGGCACTTACACAAGGAAATTTTTAGAGTTCTGCAGTGCAAAAGGTGTGAGAGAGTTGAGCCAAAACAATATTGAGCAGAAGATTGCCGATGGAATCTTCAGTCGTTTCACATTCGACATGATGCTCGCCTGGGAGATTCCCGACTCTGCCCAAGAGGACTCTTTCACC GAGTGTGAGGGGAAGGAGAAAGAAGACAGAAAAGTTGTTGCAAATTTTGCTGCAGAACAAGAAGATGTTTCTTTGTTCTATACAGACCTCATGCCACTTCTA GTTGATAACGAGCGGAGCGTTGGAGAAGACGCATTCGTGTGGTTGGGATCACTTGTTCCACTAGTCACAGATATTGTTAATGGAAGATTTACCTTTGAAACTTTAACGGCACCTACAGGAAATAGGCTCCATTTTCCTGCATATGACAAATACATCAAGGAAATCGACAA ATGTATAAAACATCTGCAAAAACAAGCAAAGCCAAAGGGTGTGGAGTTTGCAGATGATGAGTTTATTTTACATGTGGAGGGAACTGCTAGCACACAAAGAGTGGTACGCCACATTGGAGGAACTAGTTGGCCTG GTAAGCTTACCTTGACCAACTATGCCCTCTATTTTGAGGCCTCTGGTGTGATAACGTATGAAGATGCTCTTAAAATAGACCTCTCAAAGGATAGGGAGCAGAGTGTCAAATCAGCCTCAACAGGACCGTGGGGTGCCCCACTTTTTGACAAGGCTATTGTTTACGAGTCTCCTGAGTT ATCAGAGGGGGTTGTGCTCGAGTTCCCCGAGATAACAAGCTCCACAAGGCGTGACCATTGGCTTGCAGTAACAAAGGAGATCATGTTGATGCACCAGTTTCTATCAAAGTTCAAATTAGAATGTCCACTACAAGCATGGGAGATGCATGCAAGGACAATACTGTCAATAATAAGGCTCCATGCAGCAAGGGAAATGCTGAGAATATCTCCACCTAAACCGACAAGATTCTTGATCTTTTCCTTGTCTGAGGAGTTACCTAAAGGGGATTATATTCTAGAAGAGCTTGCTGAGAGTCTAAAGAAGGTCAATAGTGGTCATCCATGTAGTGCGAGTTCAATCCTAAGGAGCATGATCATTACTGAGTCAATTCACTCGAGTGTAGAAGTAACAGAAGTGGCAAAGGAAAGAGCAGGTCCAAGTGGTCCTGGTGAAGACACATCCTTACTAGAAAATGTAATTAGTCAAGcaagagaggaagagaaagaaattgtTATTGCCAAAGCAAGCGCAGAAGGACTGAAAGAAGAGGGAATCACTGAAAGTACTACAATTTTCATG GAGTTACTAAAGCCCATTGGGAATGTGTGGCCCGGGTTTGAAGAAGTCCTTACATGGGAGAGGCCAgctattacactaactgtgATCAGTGTGGCTCTAGTTGTCACCTATGA GGAGTGGGTGGGCAAAGCCATTGCTGCTTTCTTGGTCTGGGTGGTTGCAAAGATGATTAGAGCAAGACAGGAAAGAATTGATGAAAAATGCAATGAGCTAGTTGTGTACACTGCATCTGAACAAACTACGGTGGAAAACATAGTGTCGGCTCAACACGGGATGCAAACTGTACATGAGGTAGTGAAGAAAGCAAATGTCTCGGTGTTGAAACTGTGGTCCATATTCATTTCAAAGGCTCATAAG CATGCAAATACAGCAATGGTGGTGCTGATTGCAGCGTCTATACTTTTAGCAGTGGTTCCAATTAAGGTATTTATAATGGGAGCCTTGTTGTCTTACTTCACGATGACATTAGTATCGAAGGTAGGGAAGAGCAAGGAGAACAATCAAGGTTTTCATAGACGACTGAAAGAATGGTGGGATTCAATCCCTGTTATTCCTGTGCGTGTTGTGGATGAGGTTCCCAACAGTCCTAATCGCATGAAATGGATAGGGGTAGAGGCTGAAAGGTAG
- the LOC126788802 gene encoding plant cysteine oxidase 1-like codes for MEGGGLVEQARDHHHNKVNVAGHHHHHVGYMKSKVIRKRKNCSKNRKVKHSSFDSALQRLFVSCRDVFKGIGTIPYPHHVQELCSILDKIKPEDVGLSSNLPFFKPETKVKGNLRVTYTTIYKCSNFSLCCFFIPATGVIPLHNHPGMTVFSKLLLGKMHIKSYDLVDPIKNSDVSQLRLAKLKADSIYTAPCNTSVLYPTTGGNIHAFTAITPCAVLDVFGPPYSKEDGRDCSYYKEHPYDAYSNTTVVEEEGDYGWLEEIEVPDNSEMDGIEYLGPGIIESI; via the exons ATGGAGGGTGGTGGGTTGGTAGAGCAGGCTAGGGATCATCATCACAATAAGGTTAATGTTGCTgggcatcatcatcatcatgttgGTTATATGAAGAGTAAGGTCATaaggaaaagaaagaattgCAGCAAGAACAGGAAGGTTAAGCATTCTTCTTTTGATTCTGCCCTGCAGCGGCTCTTTGTTTCGTGTAGAGACGTGTTCAAGGGCATTGGAACTATTCCTTATCCTCACCATGTGCAGGAACTGTGCAGCATTCTAG ATAAAATTAAGCCAGAAGATGTTGGGCTAAGCAGCAATTTGCCGTTCTTTAAGCCTGAAACTAAGGTCAAAGGGAATCTAAGGGTAACATATACGACAATATACAAGTGCAGTAACTTTTCG CTGTGCTGTTTCTTTATTCCAGCTACTGGTGTTATCCCCCTGCATAACCATCCGGGAATGACTGTTTTCAGTAAGCTTCTACTGGGCAAGATGCACATCAAATCATATGATTTGGTTGACCCCATCAAGAATTCAGATGTTTCTCAAT TGAGATTAGCAAAGTTGAAAGCAGATAGCATATACACTGCCCCTTGCAATACATCAGTACTATATCCAACAACTGGTGGCAACATCCACGCCTTCACTGCCATAACTCCTTGTGCAGTGCTTGATGTGTTTGGACCTCCCTATTCCAAAGAAGATGGCCGGGACTGCTCATATTACAAAGAACATCCCTATGATGCTTATTCAA ATACAACAGTAGTTGAAGAGGAAGGCGATTATGGTTGGTTGGAAGAGATTGAGGTGCCTGATAACTCAGAAATGGATGGAATCGAGTACTTGGGTCCCGGGATAATTGAGTCTATATAG
- the LOC126788981 gene encoding co-chaperone protein p23-2, producing MSRHPEVLWAQRSDKVYLTVALPDAKDVDVKCEAEGLFTFSATGDQGHPFHFTLHLYGQILPQGCKTKTGSRNIICSIQKQHKGWWQRLLKTQEKPAPYIKVDWNNWCDEDDEKDSTSDLASDDDVDTNIGEEDGSSEDEGMLYLPDLEKARKQK from the exons atgag TCGGCACCCGGAGGTTCTATGGGCGCAGCGGTCCGACAAAGTATACCTGACGGTGGCCTTGCCGGATGCCAAGGACGTTGACGTCAAATGTGAGGCTGAGGGCTTGTTCACCTTCTCCGCCACCGGAGACCAAGGCCACCCTTTTCACTTCACTCTCCACCTCTACGGCCAGATACTACCtcag GGTTGTAAAACAAAGACAGGCTCAAGGAACATCATCTGCTCCATCCAGAAACAACACAAAGGCTGGTGGCAACGGCTTCTCAAGACCCAAGAAAAGCCCGCCCCTTACATTAAGGTTGACTGGAACAATTGGTGCGATGAGGACGACGAAAAAGACTCTACTT CTGATTTGGCCTCTGATGATGATGTCGATACG AATATTGGTGAAGAGGATGGAAGCAGTGAAGATGAAGGAATGCTCT ATCTGCCGGACTTGGAGAAGGCAAGGAAACAAAAGTAG
- the LOC126788422 gene encoding probable inactive leucine-rich repeat receptor-like protein kinase At3g03770, producing MARVSPLLMHLILFVILFSVSHAKGNSSSEAVTLLRIQRLLNLPAVFSRSYKYSNFCNIEPSLSFTIICYEGKITQLHIIGEKNAPLLPKNFSMNLFVTTLVRLPSLKVLTLVSLGLWGPLPGKISKLSALEILNVTSNFLYGVIPQELSSLSNLQTIVLDDNMFSGPLQDWMSSFPLLAVFSAKKNLLNASLPNTLSGLESLRVLGLSHNHLFGEVPDLSGLTNLQVLELDDNAFGPQFPKLGKKLVTLVLSKNKFRSGIPAEVSSYYQLERLDISCNMFVGPFPPTLLSLPSITYLNVSQNKLTGMLFENLSCNAELQSVDLSSNLLAGSLPTCLLSDSKDNVVLYARNCLSVGNQSQHPLPYCRNEALAVGIIPERSKQKRASKSILALGIVGGIFGGVVLVSLIFVAHRRMNTNKVMKKSPTRSITENASSGYTSKLLSDARYISQTMKLGALGLPSYRTFSLDELEEATNNFDTSTFMGEGSHGQMYRGQLKDGSFVAIRCLKLKTTHSTQNFMHHIEHILKLRHRHLVSALGHCYECYLDDSSVSRIFLVFEYVPNGTLRSWISEGHPRRSLTWTQRILAAIGIANGIQFLQTGIIPGLYSNNLKITDVLLDQNLVAKISSYNLPLLEETIEQVGQGVSSGASTSSHGRARMKHGATDVHDFGVIVLEMIKGRPVKSRTQVGVLKDQLQVVIAADDAARRSMVDPRVKQTCLAQSLMTMMEICFRCLHNEPADRPSFDDILWNLQYAAQVQDAWQQGECPSSDGSPISPSQPPRLTF from the exons ATGGCAAGAGTATCACCCCTTTTGATGCATTTGATTCTTTTTGTCATTCTATTTTCAGTCAGTCATGCCAAAGGCAATTCATCCTCCGAAGCTGTCACCCTTCTCAGAATTCAGCGACTTTTAAACCTTCCTGCTGTTTTCAGTAGATCATATAAATATTCAAATTTTTGCAACATTGAACCAAGTTTGTCTTTCACAATCATATGCTATGAAGGAAAAATAACCCAGCTGCATAtaattggtgaaaaaaatgcTCCTCTCTTGCCAAAAAACTTCTCAATGAACCTGTTTGTCACGACTCTTGTCAGACTTCCTAGCTTGAAGGTCCTCACATTGGTCTCTCTTGGTTTATGGGGACCTTTGCCTGGTAAAATCTCAAAATTATCAGCATTGGAAATACTTAATGTTACTTCAAATTTCCTTTATGGTGTCATCCCTCAAGAGCTTTCATCACTGTCAAACCTGCAAACAATTGTTCTTGATGATAACATGTTTTCTGGACCACTTCAAGATTGGATGAGTTCATTCCCTCTTCTGGCTGTTTTTAGTGCAAAGAAGAATTTGTTGAATGCATCTTTGCCCAACACATTGAGTGGTTTGGAAAGTCTTCGAGTTCTTGGGCTTTCTCATAACCACTTGTTTGGGGAAGTTCCTGATCTTAGTGGTTTGACAAATCTTCAAGTTCTTGAATTGGATGATAATGCTTTTGGTCCTCAGTTTCCTAAACTTGGCAAGAAGTTGGTGACCCTTGTACTCAGTAAGAACAAATTTAGGTCTGGCATACCTGCTGAAGTGAGCTCCTATTATCAGTTAGAACGGCTTGATATTTCTTGCAATATGTTTGTCGGGCCATTTCCACCAACATTGCTATCTCTACCTTCCATAACCTATCTTAATGTTTCACAAAACAAACTCACAGGAATGCTTTTTGAAAATTTGTCTTGCAATGCTGAGCTTCAATCTGTTGATTTGTCCTCAAATCTGCTGGCTGGAAGCTTACCTACATGTCTTCTGTCGGATTCTAAGGACAATGTTGTCTTGTATGCTAGGAATTGTTTATCAGTTGGAAATCAGAGTCAACATCCACTTCCATATTGCCGCAATGAAGCATTAGCGGTTGGAATCATCCCAGAGAGAAGCAAGCAAAAAAGAGCTTCTAAATCAATTCTTGCATTAGGTATAGTTGGTGGGATTTTTGGAGGAGTTGTACTTGTCAGCCTAATTTTTGTTGCACATAGAAGAATGAATACCAACAAAGTAATGAAGAAGTCTCCAACAAGATCAATAACAGAAAATGCATCAAGTGGATATACCTCAAAGTTACTATCTGATGCAa GATATATATCGCAAACAATGAAGCTGGGAGCGCTTGGCCTACCAAGTTATCGAACATTTTCATTAGATGAACTTGAGGAAGCAAcaaacaattttgatacatCAACATTTATGGGTGAAGGCTCGCATGGGCAG ATGTACAGAGGCCAGTTAAAGGATGGCTCTTTTGTAGCCATCAGATGCTTAAAACTGAAAACAACTCACAGTACTCAAAACTTCATGCACCATATAGAGCACATTTTGAAACTAAGGCATCGTCATTTGGTCAGTGCTCTTGGACACTGCTATGAGTGTTACCTGGATGATTCTAGTGTCAGCAGAATATTTCTTGTTTTCGAATATGTACCAAATGGCACACTAAGAAGCTGGATCTCTG AGGGACATCCCAGACGTTCACTTACTTGGACTCAACGTATCTTAGCTGCAATAGGCATAGCAAACGGCATTCAGTTTTTGCAGACAGGGATCATCCCTGGTCTATATTCAAATAACCTTAAAATAACAGATGTTTTACTGGATCAGAATCTTGTTGCAAAGATTAGCAGTTATAACCTTCCGCTCCTAGAAGAAACTATTGAGCAG GTTGGTCAAGGAGTTTCTTCAGGTGCATCCACAAGTTCCCATGGTCGTGCAAG GATGAAACATGGTGCAACTGATGTTCATGATTTTGGAGTAATAGTGCTGGAAATGATAAAGGGGAGACCAGTCAAATCAAGGACTCAAGTCGGAGTTTTGAAAGATCAG CTACAAGTGGTTATTGCAGCTGATGATGCAGCTCGTAGAAGTATGGTTGATCCACGAGTTAAGCAGACATGCTTGGCTCAATCATTGATGACGATGATGGAAATTTGTTTCAGGTGTCTGCATAACGAGCCAGCAGATAGACCTTCTTTTGATGATATTCTGTGGAACTTGCAGTATGCCGCACAAGTTCAGGATGCATGGCAGCAGGGAGAATGCCCGAGTAGTGATGGCTCTCCAATTTCACCTTCACAACCTCCACGCCTCACCTTTTAG
- the LOC126788411 gene encoding protein RRP6-like 2, whose protein sequence is MNHDSPPPRPRLLHNLATGRLASSVSNLSGSSRAIPSSEDFFYFRNFDEFKLPIEEMARQSQSMLESIAASDKTPFPSDLDDAYDWLVNANDDVLERVDASVDEFKRTRKEDEEGFQLVSGKKKKADHHPNPTQVKNKPKVPFHVPSIRKPQEQFNILVNNSNQPFDHVWLERSEDGHRFVHPLEKLSVLDFVDEDMGEDEPLKPPELEATPFKLVEEVKDLKELAAKLRAVNEFAVDLEHNQYRSFQGLTCLMQISTRTEDFLVDTLKLRIHIGPYLREVFKDPSKKKVMHGADRDIVWLQRDFGIYVCNLFDTGQASRVLKLERNSLEHLLQHYCYVSASKEYQNADWRFRPLTKEMIRYAREDTHYLLYIYDLMRTKLSSMPKESENSDAPLVEVYRRSYDICMHLYEKEVFTENSYLHIYGLQGACFNSQQLAIVSGLCEWRDVIARTEDESTGYVLPNKTLLELAKQMPDTTNKLKKVLKSKHAYIEQHLAPVVSVIRHSMQNAAFFEAAAESLEVERSKKAFEENVLVSDGSEPLVDESGRNSIDGDVSAPLQAVLPPTQESSEHGSGASDGEGKVGYEVHPKDNNLTGKIREGNSISCSLESAKVTGATVQVQKKPSRAFSALLGSAVPKKKFDAGVKDKKENKLEQIRSSVNFPFHSFSGRMEQSNPRTEEPGRGSVNPHSETAVTVSSTSSTRPSLGDFITLENGSQVPELKASALGMYGEDDPMSLSELSSSFKKCFPPHNHNRKAREPEKSQESGGLQVKPFDYEAARKQVIFGEKPAKDAGAGGEGSMKSLGSRGKKKTTVDGDDGSKELPQGRRRQAFPATGNRSATFR, encoded by the exons ATGAACCATGACTCTCCGCCACCGAGGCCCCGATTGCTCCATAACCTAGCCACCGGCCGTCTCGCCTCCTCCGTATCCAACCTCTCCGGCTCCTCGCGGGCCATCCCTTCTAGCGAGGACTTCTTCTACTTCCGCAATTTCGACGAATTCAAACTCCCCATCGAAGAAATGGCCCGGCAATCGCAGTCCATGCTCGAATCCATCGCCGCCTCGGACAAGACGCCTTTCCCTTCCGATTTGGACGACGCCTACGATTGGCTGGTCAATGCCAACGACGACGTCCTCGAGCGAGTGGACGCGTCGGTGGACGAGTTCAAGAGGACGAGGAAGGAGGACGAAGAGGGCTTCCAGTTGGTGtctgggaagaagaagaaggctgATCATCATCCGAATCCGACTCAGGTCAAGAACAAGCCCAAGGTCCCATTTCACGTGCCCTCCATTCGTAAGCCTCAGGAGCAGTTCAACATTCTGGTCAATAACTCGAACCAGCCCTTTGACCATGTTTGGTTGGAGAGGAGTGAAGATGGCCACCGATTTGTTCATCCCTTG GAAAAGCTCTCTGTTCTCGATTTTGTTGATGAGGATATGGGGGAGGATGAGCCACTGAAGCCGCCGGAACTAGAGGCTACTCCATTCAAGCTTGTGGAGGAGGTCAAAGATTTGAAGGAGCTGGCAGCTAAGTTGCGTGCTGTTAATGAATTTGCG GTTGATTTGGAGCACAACCAGTATCGATCCTTCCAGGGATTGACTTGTTTGATGCAGATTTCTACAAGAACGGAAGATTTTCTTGTAGATACTTTGAAGCTAAGAATTCATATTGGTCCATACCTTAGGGAAGTTTTCAAGGACCCTTCTAAGAAAAAG GTGATGCATGGAGCAGATCGAGATATTGTGTGGCTCCAACGTGATTTTGGAATTTATGTCTGTAATTTGTTTGACACCGGCCAG GCGTCAAGGGTATTGAAATTGGAAAGAAATAGTTTGGAACATCTGTTGCAACATTATTGTTATGTTTCTGCCAGCAAAGA ATACCAGAATGCAGACTGGAGATTCCGCCCTCTTACCAAAGAGATGATCAG ATATGCCAGAGAAGATACACACTATCTGTTATACATATATGATTTGATGAGAACAAAGTTATCTTCCATGCCAAAGGAATCTGAGAACTCTGATGCTCCTTTGGTAGAG GTTTACAGGCGCAGTTatgatatatgcatgcatcTCTATgagaaggaagttttcactgAGAATTCATATCTCCACATATATGG GTTACAAGGTGCTTGTTTTAATTCTCAGCAGCTTGCCATTGTTTCC GGTTTATGTGAGTGGCGCGATGTTATTGCCCGCACAGAGGATGAAAGTACTGGCTATGTATTACCAAACAAAACTCTACTTGAACTTG CTAAACAGATGCCTGACACAACTAACAAGTTAAAGAAAGTATTGAAATCAAAGCATGCATATATCGAGCAACATCTCGCTCCTGTTGTTAGTGTCATTAGGCACTCTATGCAGAATGCTGCCTTTTTTGAGGCTGCAGCTGAAAGTCTGGAGGTGGAACGTTCGAAAAAG GCATTTGAAGAAAATGTATTGGTCAGTGATGGGTCTGAACCTTTAGTAGATGAATCTGGACGTAATTCAATCGATGGTGACGTATCTGCACCTTTACAAGCTGTTCTGCCTCCTACACAGGAGTCCTCGGAGCACGGAAGTGGTGCGTCTGATGGAGAAGGAAAGGTTGGATATGAAGTTCATCCTAAAGACAACAATTTAACAGGAAAAATCAGGGAAGGAAATAGCATCAGCTGTTCCTTAGAATCTGCCAAG GTTACTGGAGCAACTGTTCAGGTGCAAAAGAAGCCTAGTCGTGCTTTCAGTGCACTCTTGGGGTCTGcagttccaaaaaaaaaatttgatgcTGGTGTAAAG gacaagaaagagaataaGTTGGAGCAAATTAGATCTTCGGTCAACTTCCCATTCCACTCATTCTCAGGTAGGATGGAACAATCAAATCCAAGGACTGAAGAACCAGGACGAGGTTCTGTAAATCCCCATTCTGAAACTGCCGTTACCGTATCATCCACATCATCCACCAGGCCAAGTTTAGGAGATTTTATAACATTAGAAAATGGCTCTCAAGTACCTGAGCTCAAGGCTTCTGCTTTGGGGATGTATGGAGAAGATGATCCAATGTCTCTCTCAGAATTGTCCTCAAGCTTCAAGAAATGCTTTCCGCCACATAATCATAATAGGAAAGCCAGAGAACCAGAAAAATCCCAGGAATCTGGTGGCTTACAGGTGAAACCTTTTGACTATGAAGCGGCAAGGAAACAGGTCATATTTGGAGAAAAACCAGCCAAGGATGCTGGGGCTGGGGGAGAAGGCAGCATGAAGAGCCTGGGATCAAGGGGTAAGAAAAAAACTACAGTTGATGGGGATGATGGTTCAAAAGAACTTCCACAAGGGAGACGACGTCAAGCTTTTCCAGCAACAGGAAATAGAAGTGCAACTTTCCGTTGA